In Synergistaceae bacterium DZ-S4, one DNA window encodes the following:
- a CDS encoding IS110 family transposase has translation MFFLGVDVSKKTLAVVLSDHKDKILWSNKSIPNDEVGFKKLVETVIKNTSKKAGKEEYSIAAGMESTGVYGERLAYYLNGNSHNGRIVTYVLNPAAVRAFGTSVMAPNKNDSADAQLIASYLSMAVTKEQISPWKAPSPEGRALRELSRRREELTELHASECNRLEKLECMQEPPEAIVRNVRELISYLEDSIHNLEKEIEEHIDDDPGMREDIELLRSIPGIGEVTSVTLQGESDGLNNFQSVKGLVSFVGIAPSEHTSGTSVFKKSKISRRGNSRIRHHLYMATLVAARVNPVIKEFYERLLNRGKCKKLALVACMRKMLHIIWGVMKNRKRFDPCYSLK, from the coding sequence CGCTGTGGTGCTGAGTGATCACAAGGATAAGATACTCTGGTCCAACAAGAGTATCCCCAATGACGAAGTCGGATTTAAAAAACTCGTCGAGACAGTGATCAAAAACACATCAAAGAAGGCGGGAAAGGAAGAGTACTCAATAGCTGCCGGTATGGAATCGACAGGCGTCTATGGAGAACGTCTGGCATACTATCTCAATGGAAACAGCCACAACGGCAGGATCGTAACATACGTACTCAACCCAGCTGCAGTAAGAGCCTTCGGCACTTCAGTGATGGCCCCCAACAAGAACGACTCCGCAGATGCCCAGCTTATAGCCTCATACCTCTCCATGGCAGTAACAAAGGAACAGATATCTCCATGGAAGGCACCCTCACCCGAAGGCCGTGCTCTTAGGGAACTTTCAAGGCGCAGGGAAGAACTAACAGAACTTCATGCCTCTGAATGCAACAGGCTGGAGAAGCTTGAGTGCATGCAGGAACCACCGGAGGCGATAGTCCGGAACGTAAGGGAACTCATAAGCTACCTCGAGGATTCTATACATAACCTGGAGAAGGAAATAGAGGAGCACATAGACGACGATCCCGGCATGCGCGAGGACATAGAGCTTCTGAGATCCATCCCCGGCATAGGAGAGGTGACATCAGTTACCTTGCAGGGCGAATCCGACGGATTGAACAACTTCCAGAGCGTTAAGGGCCTTGTCTCGTTCGTAGGCATAGCTCCAAGCGAACACACTTCGGGGACGTCGGTATTCAAAAAATCTAAAATAAGCAGACGGGGCAATTCCAGGATAAGGCACCATCTTTACATGGCTACACTGGTAGCTGCACGGGTAAATCCGGTAATAAAGGAGTTCTACGAAAGACTGTTAAACAGGGGCAAATGCAAAAAGCTGGCACTTGTTGCCTGTATGAGAAAGATGCTCCATATCATCTGGGGAGTAATGAAAAACAGGA